In Cicer arietinum cultivar CDC Frontier isolate Library 1 chromosome 7, Cicar.CDCFrontier_v2.0, whole genome shotgun sequence, a single window of DNA contains:
- the LOC101509130 gene encoding anthocyanidin 3-O-glucosyltransferase 5 gives MDFHKPPHIVLLSSPGLGHLIPIIELAKRFIIHHKFNLTILAVTSQTSHAESQILKSATNSSLYTIIQIPSPNISSLLPTSATVSTRLSVTMRQAIPSIKSALTNTPLPPSALIVDIFGTESLTLAQELNIPKFIYVASHAWFLSLIVYSPILDKQIEGQYVDQKEPLKIPGCKPVRPEDLIDSMLDRNDSQYKESLIVAEKFPESDAVLVNTWDELQQREVKALTNGELSGVLKVPVFAVGPLVRQPESETGQLKKPVIIQWLDKQPRESVIFVSFGSGGTVSYEQMKEIAFGLELSEQRFIWVVRASTGGGVDTAFFTTGSSSFNDELDEIRKHLPEGFEERNKKVGLLVQNWAPQVTVLKHPSIGGFITHSGWGSVLESITNGVPMIAWPLYAEQRMNAALLVEELGVAVRTTVVPGKNVVGREEIASLVRNVFLLEQNGKRNHVRERVREIKISAEKALSQGGSSYTALSEVANMIVHKHRFY, from the coding sequence ATGGATTTTCACAAACCACCACACATAGTTCTACTCTCAAGCCCAGGCCTAGGTCATCTGATCCCCATAATCGAACTCGCAAAACGCTTCATTATCCACCACAAATTCAACCTTACAATCCTCGCCGTCACTTCCCAAACCTCACATGCAGAATCTCAAATCCTCAAATCAGCCACCAACTCCTCCCTCTACACCATCATCCAAATTCCATCACCAAACATTTCCTCCCTTCTCCCCACCTCCGCCACCGTCTCCACCCGCCTCTCCGTCACAATGCGACAGGCCATACCTTCCATCAAATCAGCCCTCACAAACACTCCCCTCCCTCCTTCCGCTCTCATCGTCGACATATTCGGCACAGAGTCTCTAACCTTAGCACAAGAACTCAACATTCCCAAATTCATCTACGTAGCTTCACACGCTTGGTTTCTTTCTCTGATCGTGTATTCACCAATTTTGGACAAACAAATTGAAGGACAATACGTTGACCAAAAAGAACCGTTGAAAATCCCGGGTTGTAAACCGGTTCGACCAGAGGATTTGATTGATTCCATGCTCGACCGAAACGACTCGCAGTATAAAGAGAGTTTAATCGTAGCGGAAAAATTCCCAGAAAGCGACGCCGTTTTAGTTAACACGTGGGATGAACTTCAACAAAGAGAGGTTAAAGCACTAACAAATGGGGAATTATCCGGTGTGTTGAAGGTTCCTGTGTTCGCAGTGGGACCCTTAGTGAGACAACCCGAGTCAGAAACGGGTCAACTAAAAAAGCCGGTTATTATTCAATGGCTTGATAAACAACCGAGGGAGTCTGTGATTTTTGTTTCGTTTGGGAGCGGCGGAACGGTGTCGTATGAGCAAATGAAGGAAATAGCATTTGGTTTGGAGTTGAGTGAACAAAGATTTATTTGGGTGGTGCGCGCGTCCACGGGAGGAGGTGTGGACACGGCATTTTTCACCACTGGATCTAGTAGTTTCAATGATGAACTTGATGAGATACGGAAACATTTACCTGAGGGGTTTGAAGAGAGGAATAAGAAAGTGGGTTTGTTAGTTCAGAATTGGGCCCCACAAGTAACCGTTTTGAAACACCCTTCTATTGGGGGGTTTATAACGCATAGTGGGTGGGGATCCGTGCTTGAGAGTATAACTAACGGTGTGCCGATGATTGCTTGGCCGTTGTACGCGGAGCAGAGGATGAATGCGGCGTTGTTGGTGGAGGAGCTTGGCGTGGCGGTGAGGACCACGGTTGTACCGGGGAAGAATGTGGTGGGGAGGGAGGAGATAGCGAGTTTGGTGAGAAATGTTTTtttgttggaacaaaatggGAAGAGGAATCATGTGAGGGAGAGAGTGAGAGAGATTAAGATTAGTGCAGAGAAAGCTTTGTCTCAAGGTGGTTCGTCGTACACTGCATTGTCTGAAGTGGCAAACATGATAGTTCACAAACACAGATTTTATTAG